One Paraburkholderia phytofirmans OLGA172 genomic window carries:
- a CDS encoding GPW/gp25 family protein, whose amino-acid sequence MANDILTQTFGRGWAFPVAFTLADGVVMAEGAQDVNQSLRILFSTEPGERVMRENYGCALYDVMFENIDGNLIAEIETRIIDGMLRYEPRAHLTAVRVYQPDAALNQLQVEVTYCLRGSDIEQKIAGLLDVGDAQGRWMA is encoded by the coding sequence ATGGCAAACGATATTCTGACGCAGACATTCGGCCGTGGCTGGGCCTTTCCGGTCGCATTTACGCTAGCTGACGGTGTAGTGATGGCCGAAGGCGCGCAGGACGTGAATCAGAGCTTGCGCATTCTGTTCAGTACCGAACCGGGTGAGCGCGTGATGCGAGAAAACTACGGCTGCGCGTTATATGACGTGATGTTCGAGAATATCGACGGCAATCTCATCGCCGAAATCGAAACGCGGATCATCGACGGCATGCTACGTTACGAGCCTCGCGCCCATCTGACTGCGGTGCGGGTCTATCAACCCGACGCTGCGTTGAACCAGTTGCAGGTGGAGGTGACCTATTGCCTGAGGGGGAGTGATATCGAGCAGAAGATAGCCGGTCTGCTCGACGTCGGCGACGCGCAAGGCCGGTGGATGGCATGA
- a CDS encoding IS3 family transposase (programmed frameshift) translates to MAKYGQAFKDRAVARLLPPESATLEDVAREVGVGVGTLERWRSDALSRPARERAWTAVARFDAVLTTAAMDEAARSAWCRANGVYPHELACWRQSATQALAEPEEARASPQQTQQDRRRIKELERELRRKDRALAETAALLVLSKKGRGDLQHGRGRMIGLEDRQSLAHDIHTAHKAGARLRLACETAGIDVRTLQRWNTGAGLVLGDGRPHAVRPQPAHALSVAERAEVLRVANEPRFADMPPARIVPMLADEGVYIASESTFARVLREHGQTTHRGRAKAPRAGRPPTTHIAGAAREVWCWDMTYLPAEVAGQWFYLYLILDLYSRKIVGWEVHERDDASHAAHLVRRTALAEGIATLADKPVLHGDNGSTLKATTVLAMLHWLGVKPSYSRPRVSDDNAFAEALFRTAKYRPEFPNTGFADLNAARDWATDFVHWYNFDHRHSSIRYVSPAQRHDGDDHAILAARHEVYVRARERNPARWSRCTRDWTPVGAVTLNPERESVVTMASHATLKQPLAA, encoded by the exons TTGGCAAAATACGGACAAGCATTCAAGGACAGAGCGGTTGCGCGGTTGCTGCCGCCGGAGAGCGCGACGTTGGAAGACGTTGCGCGTGAGGTTGGCGTAGGCGTGGGGACGCTGGAGCGCTGGCGCAGTGATGCGCTGTCCAGGCCCGCTCGCGAGCGGGCCTGGACAGCGGTGGCCCGATTCGACGCCGTGCTGACGACCGCTGCGATGGATGAGGCTGCCAGGAGCGCATGGTGCCGCGCCAACGGTGTGTACCCGCATGAACTGGCTTGCTGGCGGCAAAGCGCCACACAGGCGCTGGCCGAGCCCGAGGAGGCGCGCGCCAGCCCGCAGCAGACCCAGCAGGACCGGCGTCGCATCAAGGAACTCGAGCGCGAACTGCGTCGCAAGGACCGTGCGCTGGCTGAGACGGCCGCGCTGCTGGTCCTATCAAAAAAAG GTCGCGGCGATCTTCAGCACGGGCGAGGACGAATGATCGGCCTCGAAGATCGCCAGTCGCTGGCTCATGATATCCACACCGCGCACAAGGCCGGCGCGCGGCTACGCCTGGCCTGCGAGACGGCCGGCATCGACGTGCGCACGCTGCAGCGCTGGAATACCGGCGCGGGCCTCGTATTGGGCGATGGCAGGCCTCATGCGGTACGCCCGCAACCTGCCCATGCGCTGAGCGTCGCCGAACGTGCCGAGGTGCTGCGCGTAGCCAACGAGCCGCGCTTCGCCGATATGCCTCCTGCGCGTATCGTGCCCATGCTGGCTGATGAGGGCGTGTACATCGCCAGCGAGTCCACCTTCGCCCGCGTGCTGCGCGAGCATGGGCAAACCACACATCGCGGCCGGGCCAAAGCACCCAGGGCGGGTCGACCGCCGACCACGCACATCGCTGGCGCAGCACGGGAAGTCTGGTGCTGGGATATGACCTATTTACCCGCCGAGGTCGCCGGTCAATGGTTTTACCTGTATCTGATCCTCGATCTGTACAGCCGCAAGATCGTCGGATGGGAGGTGCACGAGCGCGACGATGCCAGCCATGCTGCCCATCTGGTGCGGCGCACAGCGCTGGCCGAGGGCATCGCTACTCTGGCGGACAAGCCGGTGCTGCACGGAGACAACGGCTCCACGCTCAAGGCCACGACCGTGCTGGCCATGCTTCACTGGCTTGGCGTGAAGCCCTCGTACTCGCGCCCACGCGTCAGCGACGACAACGCCTTTGCCGAGGCGCTGTTCCGCACGGCCAAGTACCGACCGGAGTTCCCCAACACGGGCTTCGCCGATCTCAATGCTGCACGCGACTGGGCAACCGACTTCGTGCATTGGTACAACTTCGACCACCGTCACAGCAGCATCCGCTACGTCAGTCCGGCGCAGCGCCATGACGGCGACGATCACGCGATTCTTGCGGCGCGTCACGAGGTGTATGTTCGGGCGCGGGAACGCAACCCGGCACGCTGGTCACGCTGCACGCGAGACTGGACGCCAGTCGGCGCAGTCACCCTCAATCCGGAGCGCGAGTCAGTCGTCACGATGGCCTCGCACGCCACACTTAAACAGCCTTTGGCTGCATGA
- a CDS encoding contractile injection system tape measure protein has protein sequence MDAAAAIGASVLGCLRIEIVVSCEYSSRVIDWCRNRLDCDLRDTVSQGVERLSREIPTAQRIDDLVFDLGVLSLWEFETQFCKMVEHKISRYIEESKLNLRVNPEFRSEWMASIDSGESSISGRRTHARVFARNDDERLLTRTRADAHENRLAIAEACLFSTSRLHLWKTLDRGELHRLLNASDVLTPDMLLLSALRYLHEDAFWDLGKNLLQPEVAVLAISVDGCERALTELFDLPLSRSLLPWLRALWAHEPVRRVMEGRVAFDRVKEIQGVFDEVSFRKGEARKAFNDVPSQARETQRVFDATGSRESEMRRVLNESSFRTREVHPVLLKRTSGGRRCWQECAASSTEIQVNNAGLVLLWPLLPDLLCRLGLRGKDRFIDAQAQTNAACWLDTLIWNDDYAREWRMPFTKWLCGLPLECEIEWQAPDETTTEQLHCWLATLPEQLPGWRTLQVQDIRTLFLQRPGEMLLTETSLKLKVQREPFDILLNDWPWPLNQVMLPWLEQPLMIEWL, from the coding sequence ATGGATGCTGCGGCGGCAATTGGTGCGTCTGTTTTGGGATGTTTGCGAATTGAAATCGTTGTTTCCTGCGAGTATTCGTCGAGAGTGATCGATTGGTGCAGGAACAGGTTGGATTGTGATTTGCGCGATACTGTTAGTCAAGGTGTTGAGAGGCTTTCTCGAGAAATTCCAACGGCTCAGCGGATCGATGACCTTGTGTTTGATCTGGGCGTTCTGTCATTGTGGGAATTCGAAACGCAATTCTGCAAAATGGTCGAGCATAAAATTTCGCGGTACATAGAAGAATCAAAATTGAATTTACGGGTCAATCCTGAATTTAGAAGCGAATGGATGGCGTCAATTGATTCAGGAGAGTCTTCGATTTCCGGTCGTAGGACGCATGCCCGGGTTTTTGCCCGGAACGATGATGAAAGGCTATTAACGCGAACAAGGGCTGATGCGCACGAAAACAGGTTGGCGATCGCCGAAGCCTGCCTTTTTTCGACGTCCAGGTTGCATCTTTGGAAAACGCTTGACCGGGGGGAGTTGCATCGTCTGTTGAATGCTTCAGATGTTCTAACGCCAGACATGCTTTTACTGAGTGCCTTGAGATATCTTCATGAAGACGCGTTTTGGGATTTGGGTAAAAATTTACTGCAGCCAGAAGTTGCAGTGCTGGCGATATCGGTGGACGGTTGTGAAAGGGCGCTAACTGAGTTGTTTGATCTGCCGCTCTCACGTTCGTTGTTGCCGTGGTTGCGTGCGCTGTGGGCCCACGAGCCGGTGCGTCGCGTAATGGAAGGCAGAGTGGCGTTTGACCGTGTAAAGGAAATACAGGGCGTGTTCGACGAAGTCAGTTTCCGGAAGGGCGAAGCGCGGAAGGCGTTCAACGACGTGCCCTCCCAGGCGAGGGAAACGCAGCGAGTGTTCGACGCGACGGGATCCCGCGAGAGTGAAATGCGGAGGGTGCTCAATGAGTCGTCTTTCCGGACACGGGAAGTTCACCCAGTACTATTGAAGCGCACCTCCGGAGGACGCCGGTGCTGGCAAGAATGCGCCGCCAGTTCGACGGAGATTCAGGTGAATAATGCGGGTCTTGTTTTGTTGTGGCCACTGCTGCCAGATCTACTCTGCCGGTTGGGCCTACGGGGGAAAGACCGCTTCATCGACGCTCAAGCCCAAACAAATGCCGCCTGCTGGCTAGACACCCTGATCTGGAACGACGATTACGCACGCGAGTGGCGCATGCCGTTCACCAAATGGCTATGCGGCTTGCCGCTCGAATGCGAAATCGAGTGGCAAGCGCCTGACGAAACAACGACCGAACAGCTGCATTGCTGGCTAGCCACGCTTCCCGAACAACTACCCGGCTGGCGCACGTTGCAGGTCCAGGACATTCGCACACTGTTTCTACAGCGCCCAGGCGAAATGCTGCTAACCGAAACCTCACTGAAACTAAAGGTACAACGGGAGCCTTTCGACATCCTGCTGAATGACTGGCCGTGGCCGCTGAATCAGGTGATGCTGCCATGGCTGGAGCAGCCGCTTATGATCGAATGGCTATGA
- a CDS encoding ATP-binding protein — translation MSDPYLLEGMSQSDQDGTDHYRNLMRHIERIDLLLQHYYYRRAESSNRSDFLLPEQEIAARLRQPLGAPAWAAPDPMHSHPGQAGASPQPGDLLTQIIERFELTDFESNVLLLGLLPHFDRRYHGLFSSLQGGPQQRLPTFELALTLFCESASARRAQRASLLPDASLLGCRLVESQDSDSADLESWNQTSFRTATEVFHYLLGSRYFSPELWSCVELLEGNGASEGNFATFLSTLQNQLIPPQKAIRPVMMLRGNQGSGRAQAVAQVARAAGRDALCLDLSRLPENDAEAEEVCAQLFRYARMSAACVVVRSLSTLAESRKPLFGGLSRQLEQPGLAVVCLVEPLSPLVWLRNIPQFLLEMPTRSATAKAALLDERLAPFDASDIDSSALSRCFHFTPETLPSVVSEAVFYSQQRDPDQGLNQQDLRKAMRLRSQQNFGKLAQRIEPGRSLDDLIVADELRQQLKEITAAIKHRDSVLDNGFADKVGYGTGISALFYGPSGTGKTMAAEVLAASQGVDLIKVDLSTVVNKYIGETEKNLSRIFDLAEADAGVLFFDEADALFGKRSETRDAQDRHANIEVSYLLQRLERYPGLVVLATNNRSHLDDAFSRRFTFITRFSFPDTALRERMWRAIWPESVRLAADVDLAFLAARAHLTGANIRNVALLSAWLAADEPDGVVRAAHIELALKRELAKIGRLML, via the coding sequence ATGAGCGATCCGTATCTTTTAGAAGGCATGAGTCAGTCAGATCAGGACGGCACGGATCACTACCGCAACCTGATGCGTCACATCGAACGAATTGACTTGCTATTGCAGCACTACTATTACCGGCGAGCGGAGAGCAGCAATCGCAGCGACTTTCTGCTACCGGAACAAGAGATTGCAGCGCGCTTGAGACAACCGCTGGGCGCCCCCGCCTGGGCGGCGCCCGACCCTATGCATTCTCATCCTGGGCAAGCAGGTGCATCGCCTCAGCCGGGAGACCTCCTGACGCAGATAATCGAGCGATTCGAACTGACGGACTTCGAAAGCAACGTCTTGCTCCTCGGTTTGCTACCTCACTTTGACAGGCGTTACCACGGTCTTTTTTCCAGCTTGCAGGGCGGTCCGCAACAACGCCTCCCGACATTCGAATTGGCGCTGACGTTATTTTGCGAGTCCGCATCTGCGAGACGTGCCCAGCGAGCCAGCTTGCTGCCTGACGCGTCGTTGCTTGGCTGTCGGCTCGTGGAGTCGCAGGATAGCGATTCCGCTGACCTGGAAAGCTGGAATCAGACATCATTCAGAACGGCGACTGAAGTTTTTCACTATCTGTTGGGCAGTCGCTACTTCTCGCCGGAACTGTGGAGCTGCGTGGAGTTGTTGGAGGGGAACGGTGCGAGCGAAGGCAACTTCGCGACATTCCTATCCACGTTGCAAAATCAGTTGATCCCACCGCAGAAGGCTATTCGCCCCGTGATGATGTTGCGCGGCAACCAGGGCAGCGGAAGAGCTCAGGCCGTGGCGCAAGTGGCGCGAGCGGCAGGACGCGACGCGCTATGTCTGGATCTATCGCGCTTGCCGGAGAATGACGCTGAAGCGGAGGAAGTCTGCGCCCAGCTTTTTCGTTATGCGCGCATGTCAGCGGCTTGTGTTGTCGTGCGCTCCCTCAGCACGTTGGCGGAATCGCGCAAGCCATTGTTTGGTGGTCTGTCGCGGCAACTGGAACAGCCGGGGCTTGCGGTGGTTTGTCTGGTTGAACCGCTTTCGCCTTTAGTATGGTTGCGCAACATTCCACAGTTTTTGTTAGAGATGCCAACGCGCAGCGCGACCGCGAAAGCCGCTTTGCTCGATGAGCGGCTTGCACCGTTCGACGCGTCAGATATCGATTCAAGCGCGTTGAGCCGTTGTTTTCACTTCACGCCAGAAACGCTTCCTTCCGTCGTCAGCGAGGCAGTGTTTTATAGCCAGCAGCGCGATCCCGATCAAGGATTGAATCAGCAGGATTTGCGAAAAGCCATGCGTCTGCGTTCGCAGCAGAATTTCGGAAAATTGGCGCAACGTATCGAGCCGGGACGCAGTCTCGACGATCTCATTGTGGCCGATGAATTGCGTCAGCAATTGAAGGAAATCACCGCGGCGATCAAGCATCGGGACAGCGTTCTCGACAATGGCTTCGCTGATAAGGTGGGCTACGGCACTGGAATCAGCGCGCTGTTCTACGGCCCCTCAGGGACTGGCAAGACGATGGCTGCCGAGGTCCTGGCGGCAAGCCAGGGCGTCGATCTGATCAAGGTCGATCTATCCACGGTGGTGAACAAATACATCGGCGAAACGGAGAAGAATCTTTCACGCATTTTCGATCTTGCGGAAGCGGACGCCGGCGTACTCTTTTTCGACGAAGCGGATGCGTTGTTCGGCAAGCGCAGTGAAACCAGGGACGCGCAGGACCGTCACGCGAACATTGAAGTGTCCTACCTGCTGCAGCGACTGGAGCGGTATCCCGGGCTGGTGGTCCTGGCTACCAATAACCGCAGTCATCTGGACGATGCCTTCAGCCGCCGTTTTACTTTCATCACCCGGTTTTCGTTCCCCGACACCGCGCTGCGAGAGCGGATGTGGCGCGCTATCTGGCCGGAGAGTGTGCGGCTTGCGGCCGATGTCGACCTGGCTTTCCTCGCGGCACGCGCCCACCTGACGGGTGCCAACATTCGAAACGTCGCCCTCTTGTCAGCCTGGCTGGCGGCAGATGAGCCCGATGGGGTGGTCCGCGCGGCTCACATCGAGCTGGCGCTGAAACGGGAATTGGCCAAGATCGGACGGTTAATGCTGTAG
- a CDS encoding DUF4255 domain-containing protein, which yields MTAAIQSSTAIIDVNNALNTALTNYVDDGVKITFDLPDLDNLPSDPTVSVFLYEIHEDLQLRMSQARAQSRDPDKNVVTISPAWVNVSCNYLITYWDPQQTTSGVGSPGSAPDNQAIKVMNQVVNALINNRQLAGIPGAYTRMIPPKDELNSLGNFWQALGNRPRLSLHASVTVPVSLTDRNETAPGVLTTESNIEQIS from the coding sequence ATGACCGCAGCGATTCAATCCAGTACTGCAATCATCGACGTCAACAACGCATTGAACACCGCGCTCACAAACTATGTCGACGATGGGGTAAAAATCACGTTCGATCTGCCTGACCTCGATAATTTGCCGTCGGATCCGACGGTGAGTGTATTTCTCTACGAGATACACGAAGATCTACAGCTCAGGATGTCGCAGGCACGGGCTCAATCTCGTGATCCGGATAAAAACGTGGTGACGATCTCGCCGGCCTGGGTCAACGTCAGCTGCAATTACCTGATCACGTACTGGGATCCGCAGCAAACCACCAGTGGCGTCGGCAGTCCGGGAAGCGCGCCGGACAATCAGGCCATCAAGGTGATGAACCAGGTGGTGAATGCGCTGATCAACAACCGGCAGCTAGCGGGCATACCTGGCGCCTATACCCGGATGATCCCGCCGAAAGACGAGTTGAACAGTCTGGGGAATTTCTGGCAGGCCCTTGGCAATCGGCCTCGTTTGTCTTTACACGCATCGGTAACGGTGCCGGTTTCTCTGACCGACAGGAATGAAACGGCGCCGGGCGTGCTGACCACCGAGTCCAACATCGAGCAGATTTCCTGA
- a CDS encoding NAD-dependent epimerase/dehydratase family protein, producing the protein MKIFITGASGFIGGSIAAHLVRAGHQVRGLIRKPEHSAELQRLGIEPVIGTLDDSDLLIAEAKAADAVINAANSDHEGAVKALIDGLAGSGKPFLHTSGSSIVGDASGGEAGNARIYHEDALPEPTADKAARVAIDQRVLDAAQRNIRTAVLCNTLIYGHGAVPGSASVQLPRLVRQAQKSGVVRHVGSGGNIWSNVHIDDVAELYRLALENTPAGAFYFVESGEASFRDMSAAIARVMQLGEPQDWPLEAAQQEWGYEMASYGLGSNSRVRGERARKLLGWQPKRTSVIDWIEHDMM; encoded by the coding sequence TTGAAGATTTTCATTACTGGCGCCAGCGGCTTTATCGGCGGTTCGATCGCGGCGCACCTCGTGCGCGCCGGCCATCAGGTGCGCGGTTTGATCCGCAAGCCCGAGCACAGCGCCGAGTTGCAACGCCTCGGTATCGAACCCGTCATCGGCACGCTCGACGACAGCGACCTCCTGATCGCCGAAGCAAAAGCCGCCGATGCGGTCATCAACGCCGCGAACAGCGACCATGAAGGCGCGGTGAAAGCGTTGATCGACGGTCTCGCCGGTTCCGGCAAGCCGTTTTTGCATACGAGCGGCTCGAGTATCGTCGGCGACGCGTCGGGCGGCGAAGCGGGCAACGCGCGCATCTATCACGAGGACGCCCTGCCCGAGCCCACCGCGGATAAAGCGGCACGTGTCGCCATCGATCAACGCGTGCTCGATGCGGCACAGCGGAACATTCGCACGGCGGTGCTGTGCAACACGCTGATCTACGGCCACGGCGCCGTGCCGGGCAGCGCAAGCGTGCAGTTGCCGCGGCTCGTGCGCCAGGCGCAAAAGAGCGGCGTGGTGCGGCATGTGGGCAGCGGCGGCAACATCTGGTCGAACGTGCATATCGACGACGTCGCCGAACTCTATCGCCTCGCGCTGGAGAACACGCCGGCGGGTGCCTTCTACTTCGTCGAAAGCGGCGAGGCGTCGTTTCGCGACATGAGCGCCGCGATCGCCCGCGTGATGCAACTCGGCGAGCCGCAAGACTGGCCGCTCGAAGCAGCGCAACAGGAATGGGGTTACGAAATGGCTTCGTACGGGCTCGGTTCGAACAGCCGCGTGCGCGGTGAGCGCGCCCGCAAACTGCTCGGCTGGCAGCCGAAACGCACCTCGGTGATCGACTGGATCGAACACGACATGATGTGA
- a CDS encoding LysR family transcriptional regulator, whose product MKTSTDELLVFVTVIDSGSITAAAEKLGQTVSGVSRALTRLEKKLDTALVRRTTRRLQLTEEGEAFLRRARAILDAMEEAEESVTRGRERPSGRLRVDAASPFMLHCVAPHMKAFSALYPEIRLELTSNERIVDLLEQKVDIAIRIGALQDSTLHARALGSSKLRVLASPAYLAEYGEPRSVEALRAHRLIGFTAPEHLNRWPLKRGGKGKSEPLKIEPAITASSGETLRQLALSGWGIACLADFMTGADVREARLVPILGNVLLDERQPVSAVYYQSASLAGRVQCFLDFIAARVML is encoded by the coding sequence ATGAAGACTTCCACCGACGAGTTGCTGGTGTTCGTCACGGTGATCGACAGCGGCTCGATCACGGCGGCGGCGGAGAAATTGGGGCAGACCGTCTCCGGCGTCAGCCGCGCGCTCACGCGCCTTGAAAAGAAGCTCGACACCGCCCTGGTGCGGCGCACGACGCGCCGCCTGCAACTGACCGAAGAGGGCGAGGCGTTTCTGCGGCGGGCCCGAGCGATTCTCGATGCGATGGAAGAAGCCGAGGAATCCGTCACGCGCGGGCGCGAGCGGCCCTCGGGACGTTTGCGGGTCGATGCGGCGTCGCCGTTCATGCTTCATTGCGTGGCGCCCCATATGAAGGCGTTTTCCGCGCTGTATCCGGAGATTCGTCTGGAGCTGACCAGCAACGAGCGGATCGTCGATCTGCTCGAACAGAAGGTGGATATCGCGATCCGCATCGGCGCGTTGCAGGATTCGACCTTGCATGCGCGCGCCCTGGGCAGCAGCAAACTGAGAGTGCTCGCCAGTCCGGCGTATCTGGCCGAATACGGCGAGCCCAGGTCGGTGGAAGCGTTGCGCGCGCATCGCCTGATCGGCTTCACGGCGCCGGAGCACCTGAATCGCTGGCCATTGAAGCGGGGCGGGAAGGGCAAGTCAGAGCCGTTGAAGATCGAGCCGGCGATCACCGCATCGAGCGGCGAGACGCTGCGTCAGTTGGCGCTGTCGGGGTGGGGCATCGCCTGTCTCGCCGACTTCATGACCGGGGCCGACGTGCGCGAAGCGCGGCTGGTGCCGATTCTCGGCAACGTGTTGTTGGACGAGCGGCAACCGGTGAGCGCGGTGTATTACCAGAGCGCGTCGCTGGCGGGGCGCGTGCAGTGTTTCCTGGATTTCATTGCGGCGCGGGTAATGCTTTAG
- the hutH gene encoding histidine ammonia-lyase, whose amino-acid sequence MINLKPGYLTLPQLRQIAREHVALQLDPASHAAIDACAKAVADIAAKGEPAYGINTGFGRLASTHIPRDQLELLQRNLVLSHAVGVGEPMSRPVVRLLIALKLSSLGRGHSGIRREVMEALITLYNADVLPVIPVKGSVGASGDLAPLAHMSATLLGVGEVFAKGERMPATEGLALAGLKPLTLQAKEGLALLNGTQASTALALYNMFAIEDLYRTALVAGALSVDAAAGSVKPFDARIHDLRGHQGQIDAATAYRSLLQGSGINVSHADCDKVQDPYSLRCQPQVMGACLDQMRHAADVLLIEANAVSDNPLIFPDTGEVLSGGNFHAEPVAFAADNLALAVAEIGALAERRIALLIDATLSGLPPFLVRDGGVNSGFMIAHVTAAALASENKTLAHPASVDSLPTSANQEDHVSMATFAARKLGDIAENVANILSIELLAAAQGVDLRAPHKTSPSLQKVMDAVRKDVAHYELDHYFAPDIAAVTRLVQNGTIAKLSPFSFASEQ is encoded by the coding sequence ATGATCAATCTGAAGCCCGGCTACCTGACCCTCCCGCAACTGCGCCAGATCGCACGCGAACACGTTGCGCTGCAACTCGATCCCGCCAGCCACGCCGCCATCGACGCCTGCGCCAAAGCCGTCGCCGATATCGCCGCGAAAGGCGAGCCGGCGTATGGCATCAACACGGGTTTCGGGCGCCTTGCCAGCACGCACATCCCGCGTGACCAGCTCGAACTGCTGCAACGCAATCTGGTACTGTCGCACGCAGTCGGCGTGGGTGAGCCGATGTCGCGTCCGGTCGTGCGCCTGCTGATCGCGCTGAAGCTGTCGAGCCTCGGCCGCGGCCACTCGGGCATCCGCCGCGAAGTAATGGAAGCACTGATCACGCTGTACAACGCCGATGTGCTGCCGGTGATTCCGGTCAAGGGTTCGGTCGGCGCATCGGGCGACCTCGCACCGCTCGCGCATATGTCGGCCACCTTGCTCGGCGTCGGCGAAGTGTTCGCGAAGGGCGAGCGCATGCCGGCCACCGAAGGCCTCGCGCTGGCCGGCCTGAAGCCGCTTACGCTGCAAGCGAAGGAAGGTCTGGCGCTGCTGAACGGCACGCAAGCTTCGACCGCACTCGCGCTCTACAACATGTTCGCAATCGAAGACCTGTATCGCACCGCGCTGGTGGCGGGCGCGTTGTCGGTGGACGCCGCAGCGGGTTCGGTCAAGCCGTTCGACGCGCGCATTCACGACCTGCGCGGCCATCAAGGTCAGATCGACGCGGCAACGGCTTACCGTTCGCTGCTGCAAGGCTCGGGCATCAATGTGTCGCATGCCGATTGCGACAAGGTGCAGGACCCGTACAGCCTGCGCTGCCAGCCGCAAGTGATGGGCGCGTGTCTGGACCAGATGCGTCACGCCGCCGACGTGCTGCTGATCGAAGCGAATGCCGTTTCCGACAATCCGCTGATTTTCCCGGACACGGGCGAAGTGCTGTCGGGCGGCAATTTCCACGCTGAGCCGGTTGCATTCGCGGCCGACAACCTCGCGCTCGCCGTTGCTGAAATCGGCGCCCTGGCCGAACGCCGCATCGCGCTCCTGATCGACGCGACGCTGTCGGGCCTGCCGCCGTTCCTCGTGCGCGACGGTGGTGTGAACTCGGGCTTCATGATCGCTCACGTGACCGCTGCGGCGCTCGCCTCCGAGAACAAGACGCTCGCGCATCCGGCTTCGGTCGATTCGCTGCCGACGTCCGCGAACCAGGAAGATCACGTTTCGATGGCGACGTTCGCCGCGCGCAAGCTTGGCGACATTGCCGAAAACGTCGCGAACATCCTGTCGATCGAGTTGCTCGCCGCCGCGCAAGGCGTTGATCTGCGCGCGCCGCACAAGACCAGCCCGAGCCTGCAGAAAGTGATGGATGCAGTGCGCAAGGACGTCGCGCATTACGAACTCGATCACTACTTCGCACCGGATATCGCGGCCGTCACGCGTCTCGTGCAAAACGGCACGATCGCGAAGCTGAGCCCGTTCTCGTTCGCGTCCGAACAGTAA
- the hutC gene encoding histidine utilization repressor — protein sequence MNAPAYQGIKDFILGRIHAGEWAEGDQVPSENELAREFNVARMTVNRALRELTSEQVLTRVQGSGTFVARPKYESTLVAIRSISDEIVARGHRYQAKVLHVGASIADEALAEEMQVSAGSPVFHSRVLHFENDEPVQLEERWVNPAVAPEYALQDFTNTTPNQYLVRVAPLQRVEYRIEALAADGDTRELLTMDELEPCLVLHRRTWSQSQVASVANLWHPGSRYRFTGHF from the coding sequence ATGAACGCACCGGCCTATCAGGGCATCAAGGACTTCATCCTCGGCCGCATCCATGCGGGCGAATGGGCTGAAGGCGACCAGGTGCCTTCCGAAAACGAGCTCGCACGCGAATTCAACGTCGCGCGCATGACGGTCAACCGTGCGTTGCGCGAGTTGACCTCGGAGCAGGTCCTCACGCGTGTGCAGGGCTCGGGCACGTTCGTGGCCCGGCCCAAGTACGAATCGACGCTGGTGGCGATCCGCAGCATCTCCGACGAAATCGTCGCGCGCGGTCATCGCTATCAGGCGAAGGTGCTGCACGTCGGAGCGAGCATCGCCGACGAAGCGCTCGCCGAAGAAATGCAGGTGAGCGCGGGCAGTCCGGTGTTTCATTCACGCGTGCTGCATTTCGAAAACGACGAGCCGGTGCAGCTCGAAGAGCGCTGGGTCAATCCGGCGGTTGCGCCTGAGTACGCGTTGCAGGACTTCACGAACACCACGCCGAATCAGTATCTGGTGCGCGTCGCGCCGCTGCAGCGCGTCGAGTACCGCATCGAAGCGCTGGCTGCAGATGGGGACACACGCGAGCTGCTGACGATGGATGAACTCGAACCGTGCCTCGTGCTGCACCGGCGCACATGGTCGCAAAGCCAGGTCGCTTCGGTCGCCAATCTCTGGCATCCCGGCAGCCGCTATCGCTTCACCGGACATTTCTGA